The genomic DNA aataaaattgctgggtgcggtggctcatgcctgtaatcccggtactttggaaggctgaggtgggcagatcacctgaggtcaggtgttcgagaccagcgtgaccaacatagtgaaacccagtctctaccgaaaatacaaaaattagccgggcatggtggtgcgcgcctgtaatcccagctactcaggaggctgaaatgaagcaggagactctcttgaacccgggaggcagaggttgcagtgagttgagatcgtgccactgcactccagcctgggtgacagagcaagacttcgtctcaaaaaataaaaataaaaataaaaaaagaaattatttttaatgcagtGAATGAGTGAGTGCCAGTTGCTTTTAATCTattagatataaatatttaatcttccatattttgaaaattaattctaTGCTGGTATATAGATAAAGTCAACATTTAACAGGTTAGTTGGAAGCTTCTTGagaaatccaatttttttttttttttttttaagacagagtcttactctgtcgtccaggctagagtgcagtgacacggtcttggctcacttcaacctccacctcccaggttcaagcaattctcctgcctcagcctctcaagtagctgggattataggtgcctgacaccatgcccactaatttgtatttttagtagagacggggttgcatcatgttggccaggttggtctcaaactcctgacctcaagtgatccacttgcctcagcctcccaaagtgttgggattacaggtgtgagccaccatgcctgggctccaattttcttatttatctttaaacaaattattttcataggACTTAATATACTTAATTCAAATCCTCTTCCAATTTCACTTGACTATCATTTTATGCTCTATATTCAAACCAGTGAGTTATATTTTAGAGATCAGAGCCCATTAAAAAACTGAAttagaggccgggcgcgatggctcatgccggtaatcccagcactttgggaggcctagacgggtggatcacgaggtcaggaaatcgagaccatcctggctaacacggtgaaaccccgtctctactaaaaatacaaaaaaattagccgggcgtggtggcgggcgcctgtagtcccagctagtcaggaggctgagacaggagaatggctggaacccgggaggcagagcttgcagtgagccgagattgcgccactgcactccagcctgggtgacagagcgagactctgtctcaaaaaaaaaaaaaacagctaagtTAGAAAGCAATTCCTAGGTCAGTAGTTGCCATACTGCACATAATCACTTGTAGAATGATTAAAAATGCTAATTCCTAGGCCACACCATCAGATTCTGACTCAGTAACTATGGGAAGAGGTTACTTTTTCAATAAACACTCAATGGCATCTGATGCAATATGTCTAAGAATACTTTGAAAGCCACTTATGcggtggaaaaaaaaatttaactcacAATTTCTATACCAAAAAGATCTCTGTCAATGCACATGGCAGTTTTTGATGAACAAAGCTAATCGGTCAAAACTTTTGTGCTTTACAAATCTTGAAAACTATATAATGAATAAGAAACCCTACCCTATTTTCCAGCAACGGAATTCTTCCTTAGACCACCAGGGTGACGTTTTAAGAGTGTTAGAATGGAAACATTCAGTAACTCAAAGTTGAAACTTAAATCATTTCTAAGTTAACTATGTTTTTTAGAAGAAGTCAGAGGAAATTGAAGGTCCTTAGAGCAATGTCTTAATGTAGGAGGCTATATAGTTCCTtgaaagccaattttaaaaaacaaaacagaagacaaTCTGTACTAAGAAGGAGCCTCAGAACAGGAAACAAGAGATTAAACAATAATGACAGGTAAATTATTTTCTAGACTTCCGGTGACTCTTGGCAGCAAAAGTAcaaacttttggaaaaaaaaaaaaaaacatcagccACAAAGTGACTAATCAAGTGACTTAAAACCTAGTATTTGTCAAGATAGGCATGCAGCAGCTTGCTGTACCTTTGCTTCTAAAGGACAACTCCAAGCACACTGACTCTCATGCTCCATCTTTTTCCCAGAGCAACAATTTTCTGAATAATCTGATTAAGTCAAGGGCCTTAAATTGGCCTTCTTTGGCTTGAGTAAGACCAGTATCAGATCAAATTTTATGATACCAAATATCAGAATCAAAGCAAGTtctatttttcatgtcttttctaACATAAGGAATTTGGTAAAATGGTAATATTTCAGAGTCAAAAGTTAAATAGACTGGAAAAAGCACTGCCACGATCAGCTaagtcaagaaaatatttttggcctTAATTGTAAGAACTGATCTGTGAATACTGCATGTCTGAGACACAGGTgacattaataaatgtttgttgagctaAACTCATTTCACTAGTTTTGAATTATCATCATGGAATTAATCCTTGACACTGTATATAAAGAAAAAGCTTAACTGTTAATTTTTAAGGAAAGTCTCCTGaatcaaagattaaaaaacaaaaacaaaaacaaaaaacttctgcaGAACACAAGTCAGataatctgcaaaaaaaaaaaaaaaaaggcaggaggggAAGAACAAGATCATACAGCTAAAATCAGCTCTCATATAAGTACAGATAGTAAGTTAAATGTTGTTCTCTTGATTGCTAGAATTGTCTCTGAAAATCATCAAATCCAGCTTACTTTAAAGCAGCAATCATAAAATAATTCTGTAGACAAATGATTaactatttcattaaaatgttaccCTTAACGTAAAATGTAGTTTCTTACacttgaaagaaacaaaagataaaagaagacaaaacagCTCAGTTTAATTTCAAAcgttaatatattttctattttatattggaCATATGCATCTGTAACCCCTCATTTGCAGCAACTATCACATCCTCATAAAAGGGGCAAAATTTGTAAGATgcctcttaaaataaatattcttttttataaaataataaaacttcaaataaatattctttaCACTAAACAATAtgttgaaaaaattagaaaataaaggttGAATTTTACTGTAACTGTACAATATACATGAAGTCCAAAGGGAAATCAGAGTCTTACAATAAAGGCTTTCTGTAAGGCAAAATACAATCTAAAAACATACTGATTGATTCACATTCTTCCGAATGTACAACATATTAGTATAATATTTTGTGTCTGTGCCATGTAGTATGGCACAACTTGTTTTTCACAGTTGCAAATATTAttgtatatacaaaaatatagcaCATTCTCTCTggagaaaacaatggaaaaaattcATCTGCTAATTTACAAGTTTTGCAAGTACTATTCACAAACAAAAACTTTGCCTAGGAGTGTCTGTGTTGCTTTAGCTTATGCAATACATGGGTCACCAAGTTCTGTATCTCATACTTTGAGCTCCATTAGCTGAGTTCTAACAAGCATATCAGTTAAAATGGCACATGGACAAAAAGCATTTCACTGCAAACAGCAAAGACTATCCCAACTCTCTATTAACAGTGCCAAGATTATAACTGTTTAGTTGGTTGCATAtgtgtattaaaaaaagaaagaaaaaatcctcATTACTGTAATATTCCTGATTAATGATGCTATGTTGGTTTTTCAAAGTTCCTGGGGGGGACAGTGGGAACTTTGCAGCAAACTGTGTTTGAGTTTTTACAGCGGCAACCAGGCCTGTTAACCCGGTCATAACACCCCTGGCACAATTTAAGGCAACCCTTGGCTGGAAGGTAACACCATAAACAAGGCAAAAAGAGGGACATGACACCCATGGCCGACCATCGTGTACAACAGTGAGACTGGCTGCAAGAACATGGGTTGTCAGCACAGTTGTCCTCATCATCATTAGAACAGTGATAGAAGAGACCTTTCACACAGCATACACAAGTCCCATAGTCAATCACGTTCTGGGCCGAGCAAAGGCACTGCTTGTCGCAGATCCAGTCTGATGGCAGAGGCCTTGGGTAGGTGCACTCCTTACATTTGCACTTGCCACAGTCCTCACACCTGTAGGCGTGCAGGCCCAAATCTTCCTTGCTCAGTGGCTTAAGCTCACCTGGCTTGAGCTCAGATTTGGGTTGCACCCGGATTATCCCATCAGCAACAGGCCCGGAGGAGAAGGATGATCCTAGCAGTCTCTGTTCAGAGGAGCTGCTGCTGGTACTTGTCCTCGTACTGCTCCGCGACCCTGAGCTGACCGTGCTTATGGATCTGGACAGAGGGGCTCGTGCAGAAGAATGGACCTGCGAGTGCTGGAGCCTAGGAGGCTGGCGGTGCTCAGGCAGACCGTGGAGTCTCTCGTGTTTGTGCTGAGTGGAGGGGCGAGGAGCaggcttgagcccaggtcttGGGACGACAGTAGGCCCCTCTGTGTACTCATTGGTGTTTCGGATGGCTCTGATCTGATCCAGAGACAAGACGTGTACCTGCTGGGTGAGGGCGTCTCTGGGGTCGGGCTCCCCACGCTGTCTGCCACCGTCACGGGGCGTCTGCAGCAAGGGCTGCGACCCGTTGCCACTCTGAGCTCTGGCCTCCATCAGGTCTTGGAAGTGTGGTCACTCCAGCAGGCTTAGAACACATCTGAACTCCTGAGGAAGCCAAGAGGAAAGAACGGTTGATACTCTAAGATACTTCCCACTCTCCACCCACCTGAATTGACTCCTCACTTCCCACTTTCCCTAGAGAAACAGGATTTGAAATGGAATGGCAGTAGGGAGGTATTAGCCATAGGATCAACAATGCATGTACCCAAAAGTAAAAATTACGGCGGGCTACTGACAATTCTGTAATCCTGTGATGTACAACAATACAAAGCTGATTTTTGAGTCACTTAAGTAAGAATTCCTTATTCAAAGAAACATACAATTTGTAAGGTTCAGGTTCAATGTAAAAATCGCAAGAAAGTATTTCTGGAATATAACACTGCTACCAATGTTTTCAAAAGTTGAAAATCctttcaaaatttgaaataggTTTCCATTTGTCATAGTCATTTTTGTCTTAAGCGTTAATAATGCAGCCTAGAAGATTCTTTCTTGgttcttaatttttacttttacatcAAACACTAACTGTGACGTATACGGCATTCTGTAACTTTTTCAAACCCGGTAGAATGAATATGGCATGCAAAAAAGTAAATACCCAAGAACAGGTATAAATTTTACAACAATCAtgccattttttaattgtatagtAGCACAAAGTTACAGAACTAAAAGCAAATCAAATCCTATTAGGTGCCAGAAACACATTAAAGCAAACTTAAACAACAAGAAGACAAGAATTTATTTTCAACTTCTCAACAACTTAAGAATTAAGTATTTTACAATCTGATAGCCTAGAACACCACCTTAGATTCTGCAGCTAAAAGGTTGTTCTCCCTGCTAATTGAGAACACAAACGAAGTGATAATAACCAGAAAAgcgttttaaaaattcaaatgtcaCATTTCGTAACTAGCATTCTGTCAAGGAATTCCTTAAACTGCAGTCCTTCTTCAATTTCAAAACGATCACCCCCTTTCCCAAGCCTATATgacaataaaaagtacaaaacaggCAAAAGCGGACCTTTATCCGATCTCCGCTCTTTAGAATAGAGGCCACAGCGAACAAGGCAGGTGACAAACGTCTCCCAATTCGGAGCAAGGCGGTGCTGGAAACCGGATCTCCTCACCTCCAAAAGAATGGCAGAAGACAACGCTGCCCTTTGCTTTCACTTAGTTTATAGCCTCTCCGTGCCCCAACACCGTCCCCAGCAGGTGGGACACAGCCGATCCCCAGGGGAGTTTCTCCAGGCGGACTGACGCTGTCCATGGGCCAGGCTGCCCCCCTGCTTACGATCCCCAGACTCACAGACAGGCGGGGGCCGCGGGCGCCTCCGAAGGGTACGTGTCACGAAATGCAGGAGCACACTTCCCCcgcctccctctccccagctaAGATCTCCCCCAACTCAAGAGAACTGCCTTCCAGCCCCAAGGATCCACTCCGCCCCCAGGCAGAGGTCACGCCGCCCACTGCCAGGCTTTCTGCAAAGCCCCTCGGACATCCGGCACAGGTTTCCCACCCCGACACCGCAAGCACGAAGCCCTGCCTGACACGCAGCCAGGACGAACAAGTCCAACCCAAGCACACACAACGACTCCACGCTGCACTGACCGAAGGGGGCATTGCCTGTAATCTGCACACGCCTATCTCCTTTTGGGtcgagagaaaaaaaaaagatatcatatttcttaaagtgaaagaaaaattgctttttttaaaaaagggcatTTTCCAGGGTCCCACTGCTCACTCCGGGCGCGCAGGACCCAGCTTCCGGAGCTGTAAACTTTCGGTGCAGATTTGCTTGCAGTCAAAGTAGCATCTTTGAAAGAAAAGggggcttttttatttttattttttaagtgatttctGCCGATCCGATCCCTGGCCTCCTTCTTCGAAGCTGGACTCCCCACCTCCGCCCCTCTTCTCTTTCCCAGTCCCCCCTCCCCTTTGAAAGTGCTTTGAAACCCCCATTAAGAACAGTGTGTGATCAGACTGAGGATTAGGGGAAAAGAACTTCAGCTCTAGGGTGGGGCAAACGGACACAGAAACTGCTTTgtaaaaaaacacacaagaatccaaattaaaacacagcaacaacaacaacaaaaggaaattaaaaaactgCCTCTTTTGCCACCTACTTTCAGGTAATGGAAAATGATCGCGACCGCTTGATGACTTTCTTCCTGCGCCGGGTCAGCCCGagcttccaaaaataaaataagtgtgaCCCAGGCTGACCACGAAGAACGGAAGAGAGCGAGCTGCACTTCCGAACCGCAGAGACCCGGCGCCAGGCAGGGCGACGCTCCCACCCGCTCCGGGCTAGACCGTCCACACGGAGCAGAGGCGGGCACTCCCTCCACCCAGCACCCTGCCTTTTTCTCACCCTGGGGGTCTCCTGCCTCCGAGGTGGGCAACCCGtgtcccccagccccaccagcGCCCCGCCTAGGGACAGCCTCGCCCTGGactttgccttccaccaagaGGAGGAACAGGTTAGAAATGCGGGCGCCTGCAAAGGCGACCTGGAAAATACGAAgtgtttttctctccctctcccgcTCTCAGCGCCGAATTCGAGGCCAGTGCACGGCTGGGAGCAGGCTTCAGGCTAGCTGTCCTCCGTCCCAACCCCCTAGAGCGCGGGCGCGCGGGGTCGCCTGTCGGGGACACTGCACGGGGTGCATACAGAAGTCCCCGCAGAGGCAGGCCGAGCCCAAGCCCCGGGCGAGGCAGGTCCGCGGGGAGCGCCCCGGATCCTCGCGAAGACCCTGCGGGATTTGAGAAAGGGAGGCTCGGGGAGAGACGGACCCAACTCCTGGTCCGGCTGCACCTACTCCATGTTGCCCACAACGCGCCGGCCGCGGCGCCGGGAGGGGAAGAGCCAAACGTGCCTCACCGTGATCGCGGCTTTGCACCAACCCCTCTCCCTTGGATTCTCTTCTTTCTGCGATGTGCAAATAAATCCAGTCTCGATgcaaacttttttcctttctttccaaccTCTGCTTCAGACCAACTTCCGAGCAATCGgcgggagaaaaaaagagaattcggAGCCAAATTCCCCGCTGATGAACACTCCGGGGTTCGGGGCTGGAGACGACCCCCCTTCTACAAGCGCACGCGgagtatttcctcttttttctcaaTGAACAAGAGGCCGAAGCGCCAACGGCAAGTCCCTTTTCCTGGCAGATGAGCGAATGGCAAAAGAAAACGGCCTTACGGAGAACCTAAAGCCAGATCGCCAAGTGGTGCGGCCGCGGCCGCTTCGTAGCTGAGGCGGCGCGGGGGCgcgggccgggccgggcgggCGCGGGGGCCTGGGCGCTGCGCGCTCCGCCGGCCCCTCTCCTCCGCTAGCGCTGCGGCGCGCAGCTCTCGGCGGTGCAGACTGGGCGTTGTGGAGGCGAGGcagcgaggccgaggcgggggcgGTGGgtgcggaggaggaggaggaggaagaggaggaggaggaggagggtctgGGGCCCGCCGGGGGGGGGCTCGCCGTTGGCCTGCGCCCTCGCCTTTCCGGAGGAGGCAAGGAGCTCTGCGGCGGCCGCGGCAGCAGTAAATGGCGTCATGTGGATCCGAGGCGGAACAGAGCAGTTGTTGTCCCAGAGGATATATCGCATCCGGTCCCAGCTCATTGGCTCCGCGGGGCTACATTCACTCACACTCCAGCGCCCGCCAGCGCTCCGAGCCGCAGGAGGCATTCAAAAGGGCAACCGCGCCGCCCCGCGCGTCCCCAGGCCGGTCCTGCCGCCCGGGCGCCGTCACGCGGGGCCGGGCTGGGCACGGCAGGGTCAGTTTATCTAGTTTCAAGGAAACACTGACCTTAAGGTTTCCCCAGAGGCAATGAGGACGAGCCAGAGGCTCCAGCTGACTTAAGGAACTTTCTCCTTGCCACCAGGAAAGGGGAATGAACATTTAAGACTAATCCGGGCCACGCAGTGTTAGCATGAAAAACAAGTTGCAGGTTTTAAGACTTTATCCGAAATCCATTTCAAGTCTACCTCTCCCCTTTTCTGTTCCCCTTTGCGGAGGGGGTGACGGGGGCTGGGGCGgggggagaagaagggggaggggaaggggagcggGAAGTGAGGTGGGAGGGCTATTGGTTTATTCTTTGTCTACTGGATTAACCCGATTATACACCAGGCACCAGCACAAACCGCCTCCCCCACCTCCGAGCCTTGTACGGGAGGAACGGAATGCAGATTCGAGTTTCAAGTACCTTCTGCTCTTGCTGGgatttgcttttgattgtgtCGACTTGTAGTTTTTCCGTTTATTAGAATTTCATATTTAAGGGGGGTTATCTATGAATGGAGGCTTTTTGAAGAGCTTCCTTACTATTTTGCTTCATGCAATAGCTAAAGTCTACAGTCTAAGccttttaatttaattcattaataGACAGGAACATGATTACTCAGGGCGACAGCATGGGCTTCCGAaatgggggggcgggggggagggaagggttggctcactgcagatttCCTTCTTCCCTTAACCAAAAGTCATCCTTAATTTCCCACTTTTCTTGCCACCTAGAACATTTCTCAAGATTCTGTTGTCCATGTTGAAGGTGTACTATTCTTtcccatgtaaaaaaaaaaaaagatagaaaatgcaTACATATGCACTGTCCTAGCTGCCGTTCATTTACTAAGAAATGTGCCTTCACGTGGGAGCACCAGTGGAAAATTAAAACTTGCGCATACACACGCCTAATGTTGCATTCTGTAGAGCGACTTAACAGAATGCTTTTACTTTACAGGGAAGTACCTGCTTGTACGGTCAAAATTCCCGAATAGCACCTGCGATCTTGCCCCATGCGGGGTGTTCTTGAAAGCAGTATTAGGAAAACATGGTGCTTCATTCGTCCAGCTTTAACCCAATCCATTTGCAGCCACCCTGGAACTAGCTGCCTTCTTCTGAGCTCCTGCTCTAGAATGTCCCCAGCGCGCTCTCTGCCTCGCTGCGCTCTCACCCTGACTTCTCCATGTTTCTCTAGGGCTCTCCTCTTTCTCTAGGGATTTGGAACCAGAGATGGCAAGGGACGTGGCATGCGTTATTTCCGGGCGCTGGCCTATGTCCCCCGACCCCTAAGGTGAGGGTGGGCGAGGCTACAACGGCCTGCTCCTGAGCGTCCCGGCACTGCGGGCGCAAGACAGCTGGGCCTCTCCGGCCACAGCCGCTCGCCGGACGCCCGAATCCATTGAGCCGGCGGTGAACGCAGGCGCCGCTGCGCTCGCGGCCCTTCTGGCCACCAGGGGGCGCCCGCCCGGCGCTGTGCTGAGGCTGCTTTCTTCTCCGGGACTCGACGCGGACCGGCTGGGTTACTTTCCAAAACGTGTGTGCATTAGGTCGGCTGGTTTAAAATGAATACAAAGATATTAATATAAGCGACACAGAAGATAGCTTTCCCTCCTGTCTGCTCGGGAGGGTCAAAGCCTGGTTGGGCAAGGCTAGGCGGGAACGTGCTGCCGGTGTGCGGCCAGCAAGTCTCTCGAGCAGAGCAGGTGAAAGCAACGCCGTCTCTTCGCCTCTTCAAACTCGATGGCGGCTTTTTAGGAGACACTTGTGCCTTGCTCGTCTCCCAGCGCTGCAGGAACTTTGCGAAGACACATCGTTAGGGATCAAATCATGCAATGGAATTTAGATCAGGAACTTCCAGCTGTTTAGAGAACCTTATATTTTTATGGAGTTAATAGAGGAAAATCTAGAAATTTGTATCTTATCTTTCATGAGCTATAAAGAATCTCATGTCATCTAGCTCTTTCTCCCACCCCCTTTCCTCACAATCTCCAGTTTGCTGACTGGGAAAACATTTAACCTGTAACTTAAGTTCAAGATAAACATAAGAATCCGTTGGATTCTTTCTAATTTACTCCTTAGTCTTTATATTAATTACTGCAACTGTTACTCTTTTTCAGAGAATGAAGAGTATAAAGCTACTATATTGTGCCTCCAAAGTTTAGTTAGAGAATTATAATCCAAAAGAGGAACTATGTTTTTGTATATGTATGATGCATGCACAATGAAATGTCTGTTGCAGCTATTGTAATTTGTCCCCAAACTGATTCTCATGTTACATtccaaaattataactgagactaATTTTGGAAGATACTTTCAGAAGTATGATAGAATGTAAGGCAAAACTTAagaccacacacatacacacacacaaacctattTTCAAATGTGTTGTGGAAAGTTCTAGAGAGACAACCCTGACGCATGAACAGGTGTTGCCATTTGCCTAATGCTGGAAAATACAGAATCCATGGAAATCCATGCTGCACCAATAACTCACttctaagtttctttctttctttcttttttgagacggagtttccctcttacTACCCAgggaggagtgcaatggtgcgatcttggctcactgcagcctctgcctcccgggttcaagcgattctcctacctcagtcacccaagtagtggggattacaggcatccgccaccaagtccagctgattttttgtaatttttttagtacagatgggtttcaccatgttggctaggctggtctcaaactcctgacctcaagcggtccacccccctcggcctcccaaagtgctgggattacaggcatgagccaccacgcttggccccaAGTTTCTAATACTCACCAAGTAACATACCTTCCTAGTACTTGTCATTAAATAGGACTCTGGTCACACACTTGGGATCTGTCATCTCTAGcttcattttatattctgtattcatttatttataattacttcATTTTACAACTATAATCTCAACTTTTTTCAATGAGACAGTACATAAAATatgtgcattttgttttttccaatttttggtTGAAGGCATCAATAGACATGCTTCTTTGCTAGCAGGTGTGTTGAGTGAGTTGAAGTGAGATATTTGTAAGATTGCACTTGCAGGCTGGTGTAAGCTTTGAATTTATGTTGTAGTAACGGGAGAGTGCATCTTTTAGCAACTGTAGCTCATTTTTCTGTGATTGAGCAAACCACTTGGCCTTAATAGGTTTAGTCCTAGTACTGATATCTTCCAATGATATCACACATTcttgagaaaaagaagaatgaatagcTATTTGGTTAGTTTGTTAGTTCTATTACCAAGGCAATCTATTTGAAGATGGCACAGAATGTAACAGTGTGTGCTGCTTCCAGGACTAACAATTTGGGGCTTTCAACCATTATCTCTCCTAACAGCCCAACTGCAATAGTAAAATTAGTCTATGCATGGCCTCTTCAGGGACCTTCCTGAGACAAAGGGTTTTGTAATGATGGACCTTTTGTTTTGACAACCGTGACTCTAGTCAGTTCACTTTTGAATTTCCCAAGTTCTGTTGATAATGCCTCTAGGAGGGAATTGGGAGTGGCTGTAACAAAAGATGCAAAGGAATTCAAAATAGACCACTTGAGTTCTTATCTAGATTGCTTGAAGGACTGGAAACAGTTATCTCTGGATCTAACCTTCTTTGGAGATATATTCTTTATCCCTAACTAAACTCGAGGAAAGCTCTGGGGTTGTCTCAGGATAAGAGGGGTGGTGTTGCAGAGTCGACCTTGAGCTCCAGGCTCCTGCGGGTCTGGTTTTTTCCGGAGGCCTTGTATTCAACTGGGATCCACCTGGTGATTTTTACTGGTTAATTAATGAATACtcctgtgagatgcatgcacattATGACTACAGTTTATGCAAGGTCTGATGTGAACTGAAGTTCTATAACAAGGCAGAAACAGAATTTCTCTGCTAGCCAACAcgatttttctcattattttttcaatttatttgtccTTTGGTTTGAAGATTAAACTTCTTTGTAGGACTGATGTGTGCAGACAAAACCTAATCAGTGAGGACATTGCATTCTTTCACTGTATTTCCCTGAATAGccctgggtttgtttttgtttgtttttaacatttgatCCCCTATGTTCTGGATCATATAAGTGAAAATCATGAATTGAAATTAGTATTTGGATATTACTGGCCAAGATTAGTAGCAGTTGGAAGATTTTAGCCCCTGAATAGTTGGAGGGTTTTGGTTTTATACTTCCTATTATGTGGACACTTGGTCAAAAGGGCATAGGAAGTTCAACTTGTTCTCTAAGAAAGATGTAGTTAAACAGATTCCACTTAAGCCATTCTTACTGTGCAGATGCCACACAATATCAGGGCTGCGGGCCAGCTTGGAATTAACCTCCGCTAACAGATCAAGTCCAAAATTGTTCAGTTTGGTAAACGGACTATGATTGCATGCAGATTTAGTTTGTTTGTTCCTTTGGACAGGAAGTGTTTTGAAGTTACAGAGAATCATTTGAGAATATTGTGGGGTAGGTAGAAACAGCTTTGTTTGTGCATATTGTGTTGGGTGGAACTTTAAAGGAATAGACTGCTCCAAGGATCTGGAGACTATATATCAAGGCTGCCTTGGACTTCTTTGGAACCTGGAATTGAAACAGGAAGATTCTTCAccctctcattcattttcttttcttttcttttttttgctcgctatctctctctttttttttttttttttttttttgacaggtctcactctgttacccaggctgaagtgcagtggtgtggtcatggctcactacagccctgacctccctggctcaagggatcctcccaccgcagcctcacaagtagctgggactacagtcacatgccaccacgccaggctaattttttaaagtgtcagtagaaatgaggtcttattatgttgcccaggctggtcctgaattcctaggctcaaatgatcattctgtgtcagcctcccaaagtagcttaCAGTGgcttacaggagtgagccactgtgcccagcccagcatttcattcttaaaaaaagaaagctctcacTCTGATCTCTGTAGACactagacactcaataaatgcttttcaatgaatgaatgaaattaagaagtataattaggccgggtgtggtggctcacacctgtaatcccagcactttgggaggccaaggcgggtggcggatcatctaaggtcgggagtttgagaccagcctgaccaacatggtgaaaccccgtctctactaaaaatacaaaaattagctgggcgtggtggcacatgcctgtaatcccagctactcgggaggctgaggcaggagaattgctagaacccggcaggcggaggttgcggtgagccaagattgtgccattgcactctagcctgggaaacaagagtgaaactccatctaagaaaaaaaaagtatgattaaaataagataatattttaaagtcttaatTTT from Nomascus leucogenys isolate Asia chromosome 5, Asia_NLE_v1, whole genome shotgun sequence includes the following:
- the SPRY2 gene encoding protein sprouty homolog 2; amino-acid sequence: MEARAQSGNGSQPLLQTPRDGGRQRGEPDPRDALTQQVHVLSLDQIRAIRNTNEYTEGPTVVPRPGLKPAPRPSTQHKHERLHGLPEHRQPPRLQHSQVHSSARAPLSRSISTVSSGSRSSTRTSTSSSSSEQRLLGSSFSSGPVADGIIRVQPKSELKPGELKPLSKEDLGLHAYRCEDCGKCKCKECTYPRPLPSDWICDKQCLCSAQNVIDYGTCVCCVKGLFYHCSNDDEDNCADNPCSCSQSHCCTRWSAMGVMSLFLPCLWCYLPAKGCLKLCQGCYDRVNRPGCRCKNSNTVCCKVPTVPPRNFEKPT